From Gallus gallus isolate bGalGal1 chromosome 14, bGalGal1.mat.broiler.GRCg7b, whole genome shotgun sequence, one genomic window encodes:
- the UBN1 gene encoding ubinuclein-1 isoform X14 — translation MTEPHRVLFTTLHGPLSSSFLKKPRKDDAEQPPDVEQPGETVRLSLTLFEPDHKRCPEFYYPDLLKNSQAKRKGSSGDKRKEPADPFDDEKERHKAEALARKFEEKYGGKRRRKDRFQDLIDMGYGYDESDSFIDNSEAYDELVPASLTTKYGGFYINTGTLQFRQASDSEDEYVKEKKKKSPKKRKLKDGGEKMKKRKKDDSYDKEKKSKKSKFPKAGFTALNASKEKKKKKYSGALSVKEMLRKFQKEKEAQKKKDEEQKVVTPSPAEPQVPREAETMPDPLLSLFGHASDSDLLQAATAMDTLTDLDLERLFSESPEGSPLHDVEDGSNPAGAGLEQDFKQLPSLPEGLPAPLEKRIKELAQAARAAEGEGKQKFFTQDINNIILDIELQTRELNSQIRSGVYTHLAAFLPCSKDTLVKRARKLYLYEQGGRLKEPLQKLKEAIGRAMPEQMAKYQEECQAHTQAKFVKAKKKVVAPAKVKGKELSSKPDKKVAVSVPSVHSSNTVALSSESQAGGLNISAQTRELLSLGTAQAANSAATPAAFMDNSLDEDLIHNPTSSLEAVSKELAVLNSRAGGSPDFPLPGAPKAPPEKIPTLASSEEKRTFPKAHPAPTTSSAASLQSPLNFLAEQALALGQSSQDKKAENSNYKELSCQASPSKILPDIHQAKQKHHSLVRPSHGPQTSTSVPGTQVKVFHSSNQPQKAFTSPAPFVKLQNPKSSSPLPQRSLLQQVKSSTKAQSFHSSATSGSTQNSSGSHKSPGSSSSSLNYTGKHSSGSSTSGQSYKSPFVSGSLSKHGASSSSSSSGASANQGCSSGNLLPSMQTPSSSQASGRPAPSSAVKKTPVSQKLTLVAPPGGSNGDSSGGTQGVAKLLTSSLKPAVASSAASSTSVPKGTSGAVLLTSSSSLSVLSPSYKSNNPKLPAALSSTPLGLLAGLHSSPHHAAPLPHSALSTHLPQSLPDASQLHGKGSNAQQRKL, via the exons ATGACAGAGCCCCACCGGGTTCTGTTCACCACCCTGCACGGCCCGTTGAGCAGCAGCTTCCTGAAGAAGCCTCGCAAGGATGATGCCGAGCAGCCCCCGGACGTGGAGCAGCCTGGGGAGACCGTGCGGCTGTCGCTCACTCTCTTTGAGCCGGATCATAAACGCTGTCCGGAGTTCTACTACCCGGATCTTCTGAAGAACAGCCAAGCGAAAAGAAAAGGTTCTTCAGGAGACAAA agaaaagaacCTGCTGATCCCTTCGATGATGAAAAGGAGAGGCATAAAGCGGAGGCTCTTGCTAGgaagtttgaagaaaaatat GGTGGCAAGAGACGTAGAAAGGACCGTTTTCAGGACTTGATTGATATGGGGTATGGATACGACGAATCTGACTCCTTCATTGATAATTCTGAAGCA TACGACGAGCTTGTTCCAGCATCTCTTACTACAAAATATGGAGGGTTTTACATCAACACAGGAACGCTGCAGTTTCGTCAGGCATCTGATTCTGAAGATGAATatgttaaagagaaaaagaagaaatctccCAAG AAGCGGAAGCTGAAAGATGGAggtgaaaaaatgaagaagaggaagaaagatgatTCTTAtgacaaggagaaaaaatccAAAAAGTCCAAATTCCCAAAAGCTGG CTTTACGGCATTAAATGCAAgtaaagagaagaagaagaagaaatactcTGGAGCTCTCAGTGTCAAGGAGATGCTGAGGAAgtttcagaaagagaaggaagctcagaagaaaaaagatgaagagcAGAAAGTGGTGACTCCTTCACCAGCAGAACCTCAAGTCCCAAGGGAGGCAGAGACCATGCCTGACCCGTTGTTGTCACTCTTTGGTCATGCCAGTGATAGCGACCTGCTTCAGGCAGCTACAGCTATGGACACATTAACTGACTTAGACTTGGAGAGACTCTTCAGTGAATCCCCAGAAGGGAGTCCCCTTCACGATGTGGAGGATGGAAGCAATCCTGCTGGGGCAGGCTTAGAACAGGACTTCAAGCAGCTGCCATCCCTCCCAGAGGGGCTGCCGGCCCCTTTGGAGAAGCGCATCAAAGAACTGGCTCAG GCTGCTagagctgcagagggagaaggCAAACAGAAGTTCTTCACTCAGGATATCAACAATATCATACTGGA catagaaCTGCAGACCCGGGAGCTGAACAGCCAGATTCGGTCAGGGGTGTACACCCACCTGGCTGCCTTCTTACCTTGCAGTAAGGACACTCTAGTCAAGCGTGCCCGTAAGCTTTATCTCTATGAGCAG GGTGGACGACTGAAGGAGCCTctgcagaagctgaaggaaGCCATTGGTAGAGCCATGCCAGAGCAGATGGCGAAGTACCAGGAGGAATGCCAAGCCCATACTCAGGCCAAATTTGTCAA GGCAAAGAAGAAGGTTGTCGCTCCTGCGAAGGTGAAGGGGAAG GAACTCTCCTCTAAACCTGATAAAAAAGTGGCTGTTTCTGTTCCGTCAGTACATTCAAGCAACACCGTAGCTCTGTCATCAGAGTCCCAGGCAGGAGGTCTTAACATCAGTGCCCAGACCAGAGAACTCCTGTCCCTTGGGACAGCACAAGCAGCCAACAGCGCTGCTACTCCTGCTGCCTTCATGGACAACTCTTTGGATGAAGATTTAATTCATAATCCTACTTCCTCCCTCGAAGCAGTCTCTAAGGAACTGGCTGTGTTGAACAGCAGAGCGGGAGGAAGCCCTGACTTTCCTCTTCCCGGAGCTCCAAAAGCTCCACCTGAGAAGATCCCGACTCTTGCAtcctcagaagagaagagaacaTTTCCAAAGGCCCACCCTGCCCCTACAacatcctctgctgcttccctccaGTCTCCTCTAAATTTCCTGGCTGAACAGGCCCTCGCATTGGGCCAATCTTCTCAAGACAAAAAGGCAGAGAACTCTAATTATAAAGAGCTCTCCTGCCAAGCATCCCCCAGCAAAATCCTTCCTGATATACACCAGGCTAAACAGAAGCACCACAGCCTGGTCCGACCAAGCCATGGGCCTCAGACCTCCACCTCGGTGCCGGGTACTCAGGTGAAGGTTTTCCACTCGAGCAACCAGCCGCAGAAAGCTTTCACCTCTCCAGCTCCATTTGTCAAACTGCAGAACCCCAAGTCCTCCTCCCCACTTCCCCAGCGCTCCCTCCTCCAGCAGGTCAAGTCATCAACCAAAGCTCAGAGCTTCCATTCCTCTGCCACCTCAGGCAGCACCCAAAACTCCAGCGGTTCTCACAAAAGCCCAGGCTCATCTTCATCATCTCTAAACTATACAGGAAAGCACTCAAGTGGCTCTAGCACTTCAGGACAATCCTACAAATCACCCTTTGTTTCTGGATCCCTCTCCAAGCACGGGGCttcttccagcagctcctcatcagGGGCATCTGCAAACCAGGGTTGCTCCTCGGGGAACCTGCTGCCCAGCATGCAGACCCCTTCCTCCAGCCAGGCATCCGGCCGGCCGGCCCCGAGCTCTGCAGTGAAGAAGACTCCCGTCTCACAGAAGCTGACTCTGGTGGCACCTCCTGGAGGTTCAAATGGAGATTCTAGTGGGGGCACTCAAGGGGTGGCCAAATTGCTGACCTCCTCCCTAAAGCCAGCTGTTGCCAGCAGCGCCGCATCTT